One segment of Engraulis encrasicolus isolate BLACKSEA-1 chromosome 7, IST_EnEncr_1.0, whole genome shotgun sequence DNA contains the following:
- the fdxacb1 gene encoding ferredoxin-fold anticodon-binding domain-containing protein 1 isoform X1, producing MFFSCFGVVVGDLQSTMCSPREVLLVGEGNFSFSAALLESSMEELHVTSTCLQSEDEALRMHGTQENIQHLRDCGSTVLFEVDCTCLSEHEDLHGHLFDCIIFNFPHFGRKSGVKKNRGLLVKFFQSCAKVLKDGGEVHVALCNGQGGTPADNPMREWHNSWQVVAMAAEAGLVLNEVHPFDPTKYQGYKCTGYRSQDKGFHVENGLNHIFTRSYPYTTPVNVKMEAALAKETILFELPAELSEYVNRSFLDSQSCHPVKLVQEQLLRELKSSWPVNTLTQNFPELVCCPSDQLCAFGTDLVTTSQTDIYWVRSLETHGQGSHEEVEGDDHPSANTRYALQPSLLVHLSEIINHEEFSPGTLHTLSGLVFRRTPVSPNTSPAHHQLLLVGALPSDSEPLKCLHGCLETLLSPHGVSFREDPEDSNKVWLNSDKLPKFGRLAYLSAPEYEFHSVRLCVVTIDLDHLATLVFGLFDWRLLWSPDPRFLRHFSSKPLEPFAIFSLYPSSYSHDISFWMEPDSFDELDFHAVIRQATAGAVKDVVLVDRFRHPHMGHASLCYRLTYQSPDRALSHSQVKDMHVALRKLMAQKLRVTLR from the exons atgtttttttcatgttttggTGTTGTTGTGGGTGATTTGCAGTCAACCATGTGCAGCCCACGTGAGGTCCTGCTTGTTGGCGAGGGGAACTTTTCCTTCTCGGCTGCTCTGCTCGAGTCGTCTATGGAGGAGCTGCATGTAACTTCTACCTGTTTACAGTCTGAAGATGAGGCACTGAGGATGCATGGTACTCAGGAAAACATACAGCATCTACGTGATTGTG GTTCAACGGTGCTGTTTGAAGTGGACTGCACATGTCTGAGCGAGCATGAGGATCTACACGGTCACCTTTTTGACTGCATTATTTTCAACTTCCCACACTTTGGCCGTAAAAGCGGAGTGAAAAAGAATCGTGGACTTCTAGTGAAATTTTTTCAAAG TTGTGCGAAGGTCTTGAAAGACGGTGGAGAGGTTCACGTGGCCTTGTGCAATGGCCAAGGTGGCACTCCAGCCGACAATCCAATGAGAGAGTGGCACAACAGTTGGCAAGTAGTTGCCATGGCAGCAGAGGCTGGTCTTGTGTTGAACGAGGTCCATCCTTTTGATCCCACCAAATATCAGGGCTACAAATGCACAGGCTACAG GAGCCAAGACAAAGGCTTCCATGTGGAAAATGGCCTCAACCATATCTTTACCCGGAGCTACCCGTATACCACACCGGTGAATGTAAAAATGGAGGCAGCACTGGCCAAGGAGACAATTTTATTTGAACTTCCAGCAGAGCTCTCTGAATATGTTAACAG ATCGTTTCTGGACTCCCAGTCCTGCCACCCAGTGAAACTGGTTCAGGAGCAGCTCCTCAGAGAGCTGAAGTCGTCATGGCCCGTTAACACACTGACCCAGAACTTTCCAGAACTAGTCTGTTGCCCCTCGGACCAACTGTGTGCATTTGGCACAGACTTGGTCACCACCAGTCAGACTGACATTTACTGGGTGAGGTCACTAGAAACCCACGGGCAGGGCTCACATGAAGAGGTGGAAGGCGACGATCATCCCAGCGCTAACACGAG gtACGCTCTGCAGCCATCTCTGCTTGTTCATCTCTCCGAGATCATCAACCACGAAGAATTCAGCCCCGGCACCTTGCACACCCTCAGTGGGCTCGTGTTCCGCCGGACTCCCGTGTCCCCCAACACGTCTCCGGCCCATCACCAGCTCCTCCTCGTTGGAGCCTTACCTTCAGACTCTGAACCTCTGAAGTGTCTCCATGGGTGCTTGGAGACCCTGCTGTCTCCACACGGTGTATCGTTCAGGGAGGACCCAGAGGATTCCAATAAAGTATGGCTGAACTCGGACAAACTTCCTAAATTCGGCAGGTTGGCGTACCTGTCCGCGCCGGAGTACGAGTTCCacagcgtgcgtctgtgtgtggtcACCATAGACCTGGACCACTTGGCCACGCTGGTCTTCGGCCTCTTTGACTGGCGCCTGCTGTGGAGCCCCGATCCGCGCTTCCTTCGGCACTTCTCCTCCAAGCCCCTCGAACCCTTCGCCATCTTCTCGCTGTACCCGTCAAGCTACTCACACGACATCAGCTTCTGGATGGAGCCGGACAGCTTCGACGAGCTCGATTTCCACGCCGTGATCCGCCAAGCGACCGCGGGCGCCGTGAAGGACGTGGTCCTGGTGGATCGCTTCAGACATCCGCACATGGGTCACGCCAGCCTGTGCTACCGGCTGACCTACCAGTCGCCTGATCGCGCGCTATCACACAGCCAGGTCAAGGACATGCATGTGGCGTTGCGCAAGCTTATGGCTCAGAAACTGCGGGTCACACTCAGGTAG
- the fdxacb1 gene encoding ferredoxin-fold anticodon-binding domain-containing protein 1 isoform X2 has protein sequence MCSPREVLLVGEGNFSFSAALLESSMEELHVTSTCLQSEDEALRMHGTQENIQHLRDCGSTVLFEVDCTCLSEHEDLHGHLFDCIIFNFPHFGRKSGVKKNRGLLVKFFQSCAKVLKDGGEVHVALCNGQGGTPADNPMREWHNSWQVVAMAAEAGLVLNEVHPFDPTKYQGYKCTGYRSQDKGFHVENGLNHIFTRSYPYTTPVNVKMEAALAKETILFELPAELSEYVNRSFLDSQSCHPVKLVQEQLLRELKSSWPVNTLTQNFPELVCCPSDQLCAFGTDLVTTSQTDIYWVRSLETHGQGSHEEVEGDDHPSANTRYALQPSLLVHLSEIINHEEFSPGTLHTLSGLVFRRTPVSPNTSPAHHQLLLVGALPSDSEPLKCLHGCLETLLSPHGVSFREDPEDSNKVWLNSDKLPKFGRLAYLSAPEYEFHSVRLCVVTIDLDHLATLVFGLFDWRLLWSPDPRFLRHFSSKPLEPFAIFSLYPSSYSHDISFWMEPDSFDELDFHAVIRQATAGAVKDVVLVDRFRHPHMGHASLCYRLTYQSPDRALSHSQVKDMHVALRKLMAQKLRVTLR, from the exons ATGTGCAGCCCACGTGAGGTCCTGCTTGTTGGCGAGGGGAACTTTTCCTTCTCGGCTGCTCTGCTCGAGTCGTCTATGGAGGAGCTGCATGTAACTTCTACCTGTTTACAGTCTGAAGATGAGGCACTGAGGATGCATGGTACTCAGGAAAACATACAGCATCTACGTGATTGTG GTTCAACGGTGCTGTTTGAAGTGGACTGCACATGTCTGAGCGAGCATGAGGATCTACACGGTCACCTTTTTGACTGCATTATTTTCAACTTCCCACACTTTGGCCGTAAAAGCGGAGTGAAAAAGAATCGTGGACTTCTAGTGAAATTTTTTCAAAG TTGTGCGAAGGTCTTGAAAGACGGTGGAGAGGTTCACGTGGCCTTGTGCAATGGCCAAGGTGGCACTCCAGCCGACAATCCAATGAGAGAGTGGCACAACAGTTGGCAAGTAGTTGCCATGGCAGCAGAGGCTGGTCTTGTGTTGAACGAGGTCCATCCTTTTGATCCCACCAAATATCAGGGCTACAAATGCACAGGCTACAG GAGCCAAGACAAAGGCTTCCATGTGGAAAATGGCCTCAACCATATCTTTACCCGGAGCTACCCGTATACCACACCGGTGAATGTAAAAATGGAGGCAGCACTGGCCAAGGAGACAATTTTATTTGAACTTCCAGCAGAGCTCTCTGAATATGTTAACAG ATCGTTTCTGGACTCCCAGTCCTGCCACCCAGTGAAACTGGTTCAGGAGCAGCTCCTCAGAGAGCTGAAGTCGTCATGGCCCGTTAACACACTGACCCAGAACTTTCCAGAACTAGTCTGTTGCCCCTCGGACCAACTGTGTGCATTTGGCACAGACTTGGTCACCACCAGTCAGACTGACATTTACTGGGTGAGGTCACTAGAAACCCACGGGCAGGGCTCACATGAAGAGGTGGAAGGCGACGATCATCCCAGCGCTAACACGAG gtACGCTCTGCAGCCATCTCTGCTTGTTCATCTCTCCGAGATCATCAACCACGAAGAATTCAGCCCCGGCACCTTGCACACCCTCAGTGGGCTCGTGTTCCGCCGGACTCCCGTGTCCCCCAACACGTCTCCGGCCCATCACCAGCTCCTCCTCGTTGGAGCCTTACCTTCAGACTCTGAACCTCTGAAGTGTCTCCATGGGTGCTTGGAGACCCTGCTGTCTCCACACGGTGTATCGTTCAGGGAGGACCCAGAGGATTCCAATAAAGTATGGCTGAACTCGGACAAACTTCCTAAATTCGGCAGGTTGGCGTACCTGTCCGCGCCGGAGTACGAGTTCCacagcgtgcgtctgtgtgtggtcACCATAGACCTGGACCACTTGGCCACGCTGGTCTTCGGCCTCTTTGACTGGCGCCTGCTGTGGAGCCCCGATCCGCGCTTCCTTCGGCACTTCTCCTCCAAGCCCCTCGAACCCTTCGCCATCTTCTCGCTGTACCCGTCAAGCTACTCACACGACATCAGCTTCTGGATGGAGCCGGACAGCTTCGACGAGCTCGATTTCCACGCCGTGATCCGCCAAGCGACCGCGGGCGCCGTGAAGGACGTGGTCCTGGTGGATCGCTTCAGACATCCGCACATGGGTCACGCCAGCCTGTGCTACCGGCTGACCTACCAGTCGCCTGATCGCGCGCTATCACACAGCCAGGTCAAGGACATGCATGTGGCGTTGCGCAAGCTTATGGCTCAGAAACTGCGGGTCACACTCAGGTAG